A segment of the Zingiber officinale cultivar Zhangliang chromosome 8B, Zo_v1.1, whole genome shotgun sequence genome:
TCAATGTTACTTAATGCTATCTTGTTTTAGACTCATTATTTCTGATGGTCACAAGGTAGATTGATAGTTTCCAGACTAATGTTTttttcatgcttaatcattttcttGTCCTTGTTGTCAATTAAACGTGAATTTCACAGGTGCTGCAAGGCTCCCAGGCTTTCATGTTTGTGTTGGAAGTGGAGGAGAAAGACTGCTTCCGGAATGGTACTCAGAAAAGGGTCAGTATGCATGTCATGATTTGTGTGCTTTTACATCATTGTGGAACTTATAGATGTGAGTTAAGTCTTGGCTATCTAGCTATTTGTATATTACTGTTTGTAACGTTCCCCTCCCCTCCCTCCTGAAAAAGTAAAACACAAAACAGAAGATGAATTTGTTGCTTAACCGAAAGAAATACTGTGAAAGGGAAAAAAAAGTATGCTAATCAGGCATGGTCctatcgggaagctgagaagacggatcTGCCGgcgtgacgtgtctggaaggttgaccgcatccccatgacccagtGGTGAGTTGTCTTCTGCGTTGACCAGGCTGTCAGAAGTCTTCTGGTCAACGacacctgcagccagcgaccgggttgccccgatccCTGGTACCTTAATGCTCGAGGTAGGTCCCGCGAACATATGAGCAGTCagataataataaagaaataaatgcatgaataaggagtacgagaacgtaccctggccccgggggggcgccctcggataggTGGATGAGCTGATCGGGATACTGACCGAGTCGTCGCGACCCTGAACAGTAGATAAATGTCCGCCCGGTGAGTAGCTGGCTCTAGTGGCTCGGAGCCGGACGCGATATGGATCCGTAGGACAACGCACTGTCCGACTACAACCTCGGCTCGCATGCCGGAGTAGGGACACGAAGACCGAAATACAACAACGACGCGAAGGCCGAACACtccatcggctcgcaggccggaatatagGCATAGTACGATACCTGAGCACTCGGACGGCGGCTGCTCGGAGGGTGACGACTGTGGTGGTCGTCGGAGGCGTGGTCGGCGGCTGGCGGTGACATCAGGCGCTGGGGTGGCCTGCGCCCCGGTGGCGATGACCAGGGCGTCGCACGAGTAGGTCTCGCCGGAATCGGCCTCGAGGCGGAACGGCCGCTGGTGGTGGCCGCAGGAAGCGTAGTCGGCGGCTGAAGGTGGCATCGGGCGCTGGGGTCGGCGGAGGCGGCGGTGACAGCCGCTGGGGGTGGCTGCGATGGCAGTGGCGCCGGCACTGAGGGAGAAGGACCGGCGAAAGGGGCTGCCGGTGGAGGGTGTTGCTGGTGTAGAGCATTGGCTGAGGAGGGAGGTCGCCTGTGATGTTCGACGATAGGGTAGCGGCTCGAGGTCGTCGACGCACGTGAGCTAGGCAATCGAGCCGTTGAAGAGAGTTCAGAGTCTAGGCGTGGAGAAACAGCCGACGACGCGGCGTTCGTCACAGGGGAGGAGGAGGAGTAGAGGTTGGCCGGCGCGTGTGAGGAAAAGAGGAGGATTACGGTCCTCAGATCTGGCCAGCGTCAACGAAAAGGACAATAGAGGCGTCCTCGAGGAAGTCGACGCCGACCGGCCTCCTTGGAGGCGGCGACGGGTGCGCAGAAGAAGAAGCCCCCGGAGGAGCCTGCCGGTGAGAGAAGGTGGCGACAGTGAGCATGGAGGAGCCCCCCCCCCCTGTGCGAAGCTGGCGGCGGCAAAAAATCTCCTCCTCTCAAGATGAATAGTGCATCCTTTAATACAACAAACCCtctcacaagcctccccttcaagtctagtcgaaggaggcgcaagtccgactaacTTGACAGTCTACCAAATGCGAAATCAGATCATCGGACTCGTCTTATTACGTCGAATGGGTAGCTTTGGCGATGTCGAGCAAGTGACTCAAGTAGTATCGAGCGTGCGGCTGAACGGGTCGCCGAGCGATACCGGTCGGATGGCTACGCGAGTGCTGACTGAGCGGCTCGGAGAATGACCAATCAGGTGATGGTAAAATGCTGGCCCGGCAATCGAGTAACGCTGAGTGGGAGGATGTCGAGCGAATGAGCGATGCCAAGCACGCAACCGCGAAGAGTGTCGGCCGGTCGACCGTAAGATGCTGACTAGACCATCGCGAGAATGTCGAGCGTTGGACGAAGTGATTTAAGTGTGGCCGAACGGACGACTGAGTGATCATAAACTGCCGCTCGGATTGCCGTGAAACGCGACCGGGAGACCGAGCGAGAGGCAAAGCAGCGCTGGGCAGGCGTGGAGCCTGAAAATTGAGCGGGAGCATAGCTCGTGAAATCGAATACAAACGGAGGCTAAAAGTCGTGAGCTGAACGGGCGCATCGCGCGTGAACCGAACTGGAGTGTAGCTCGTGAGTCGAAGGCGCATGAAAGCGAAAGTAATGAGTCGAACGGGCGCATCGCACGTGTATCGAACTAGAGTGTAGCCCATTAGTCGAAGGCGCATGAAAGCGAAAGTAGTGAGTCGAACGGGCGCCTAACCTATGAGACATTCTGGTCCGAAACTAGTGGAGATACTCTTGTCCGTGACCCTCGGAGATAGCTCGACCTCGAACAGGTGAGATAGATGCtcgtgaagactgctcgaccccgaacgagggggATAAATGTTCGTGAAGACtactcgaccctgaacgggggagataaaatatccgaagctggtccgagacaagtgaagaccgctcgaccccgaacgggggagatagatgctatgataaactggtccgagaccagtgaagaacgcttgaccccgaacgggggagatagaatatctgacaatcgctcgaccccgaatgagagagatagaatatctgaaacTGGTCTGAAACCAGTGAAGAACGCTTGACCCCGAActggggagataaaatatctgacGACCGCTCAACCCCGAATGAGGGAGATAGAATATTTGaaactggtccgagaccagtcaagaacgctcgaccccgaacgggggagataaaatatctgacgaccgctcaaccccgaatgagggagatagaatatctgaaactggtccgagaccagtgaagaacgctcgaccccgaacgggggagttAAATATCTGACGACCGCTCAACCCCGAATGagagagatagaatatctgaaattggttcgagaccagtgaagaaccacgctcgaccccgaacgggggagatcaAATATCTGACGACCGCTCAACCCTGAAtgagggagatagaatatctgaaactggtccaagaccagtgaagaacgctcgaccccgaacgggggagatcaAATATCTGAAGCtgatccgagaccagtgaaggccGCTTGATCCCGACTAggggagataaaatatccgaTAAAactgctcaaccccgaacgggggagatagatgctcgcgaAGACGGCtcaacctcgaacgggggagatagatgctcgcgaAGATTGCtcaacctcgaacgggggagatagatgctcgtgaagactgctcgaccccgaacgggggagatagaaaatTTGATATGCTGGTCTGAGGCTAGTgacgatcgctcgaccccgaaccgGGGAAATAGATGCTCGTGAAGACTGCTCGACTCCGAACGGGGGAGATCAaatatccgaagctggtccgagaccagtgacgatcactcgaccccgaacgggggagataggataTCCGATACGCTAGTCTGTGCAACCGGtgttttatagtcgctggttcgactctggggtttaacgtcgccgcccgacggtcttcaagccggggtttttatagtcgccggttcgactctagagtttaacgtcgccgctcgatggtcttcaagccggggtttttatagtcgccggttcgactctagagtttaacgtcaccgctcgacggttttcaagccggggtttttatagtcgccgggtcgactctagagtttaacgtcgccgctcgacgattttcaagccggggtttttataatcgccggttcgactctagagtttaacgtcgccgctcgacggtcttcaacaatgagcacgcagctcagataatatacgcccggccgattggcatggggtcttcgacatcgagtccgtggcttggataatatacgctcggtcgatcggcacggggtcttcgacatcgagccggtggctcggataatatacacccggtcgatcggcacagggtcttcgacaACGAGCctgtggctcagataatatacacccgaccgatcagcacggggtcttcgacatcgagtccgtgactcggataatatacgcccggtcgattgacacggggtcttcgacatcgagccggtggctcggataatatacgcccggccgatcggcacggggtctccGACATCGAGtccgtggctcagataatatacgcccggccgattggcacggggtcttcgacatcgagccgatggctcggataatatacgcccggccgatcggtccggggtcttcgacatcgagccggtggctcagaTATGATGAAAACCCGGCCGATTGGCACGGGAGTTCTTGCTCGAGAAACTATGATAAATTCTATGACCGAAAGAGAATATAACTGAAAAACTGACTTGCCGACCAGCAGAGGTTTTGActcaatttctcgactcccgaatactcgTGGAGTGAGGAGGATATGATATACTCGTCGAAACCCATCAAGGCCATGAGGATGGCAGAGCTTTCCGAGTCGTCCGTCTTCACGTTCCAgaccaggtgtgttcccacagacgacgccaatttgatcctgtcgggaagctgagaagacggacctgccggcgtgacgtgtctggaaggttgaccacaTCCCCATGACCCAGtggtgagctgtcttctgtgTTGGCCAGGCTGTCAGAAGTCTTCTGGTCAACGACACCTGCAGtcagcgaccgggttgccccgatccCTGATATCTCGATGCTCGAGGTAGGTCCCGCGAACATATGAGCAGCCAGATAATAATAGAGAAATAAATGCATGAATAaggagtacgagaacgtaccctggccccggggggggcGCCTTCGGATAGGTGGATGAGCTGATCGGGATACTGACCGAGTCGTCGCGACCCTGAACAGTAGATAAATGTCTGCCCGGTGAGTAGCTGGCTCCAGTGGCTCGGAACCGGACGCGATATGGATCCGTAGGACGACACACTGTTCGACTACaacctcggctcgcaggccggagtAGGGACACGAAAACCGGAATACAACAACGGCGCGAAGGCCGAACACTCCATcagctcgcaggccggaatatagGCATAGTACGATACCTGAGCACTCGGACGGCGGCTGCTCGGAGGGTGACGATTGTGGTGGTCGCCGAAGGCGTGGTTGGCGGCTGGCGGTGACATCAGGCGCTGGGGTGGGCGGAGGCGGCGACAGCCGCTGTCGGCGACGATGACAGCCACGGGCGGCGGCTGCGATGGTGGTGGCGGTGGCCTCAAGAGGCTGAGGCGATGCCCATCAGGGGCGGCGACGCGCACTGGCGGCAGCGGCGCGTGTTGGTGGTGGCCGCAGGAAGCGTAGTTGGCGGCTGAAGGTGGCATCGGGCGCTGGGGTCGACGGAGGCGGCGGTGACAGCCGCTGGGGGTGGCTGCAATGGCAGTGGCGGCCGACACTGAGGGAGAAGGACTGGCGAAAGGGGCTGCCGGTGGAGGGTGCTGCTGGTGTAGAGCACTGGCTGAGGAGGGAGGTCGCCTGTGATGTTCGACGATAGGGTAGTGGCGCGAGGTCGTCAGCGCACGTGAGCTAGGCAATTGAGCCGTCGAAGAGAGTTCAGAGTCTAGGCGCGGAGAAACAGCCGACGACGCGGCGTTCGTTACAAGGGAGGAGGAGTAGAGGCTGGCCGGCGCGTGTGAGGAAAAGAGGAGGACTACGGTCCTCAGATCTGACCAGCGTCAACGAAAAGGACAATAGAGGCGTCCTCGAGGAAGTCAACGCCGGCCGGCCTCCCTGGAAGCGGCGACGAGGTgcgcagaagaagaagaagaagcccccgGAGGAGCCTGCCGACGAGAGAAGGCGGCGACAATGAGCATGGAGGAGACCCCCCTGTGCGAAGCTGGCAGCGGCCAAAAATCTCCTCCTCTCAAGATCAACAGTGCATCCTTTAATACAACAAACCCTCAAAAATGTGCAATGACGAAAAtgcccccttccctctccttaatTCCCCTCATGCTCTAAACTACATCGGGATCAAGGCAATTACTTGCTTCTACTGAAACTTatattctcttgtgtttaataATAGGCATTGATTCAGTCACTTGTGCTTGTCTAATGGATTTTGCTGTAGATTGTAATAGAAAATGAAACAAATTGAACAAGGTGTCATGATTCTGAAATTTCACGTATTTGTTTTGGATGCAGGGATAGAACTGATCCTCAGCACTGAAATTGTAAAAGCTGATCTTGCTTCCAAGACTTTGACCAGTGCAGCTGGTGCAATCTTCACATATGACATTTTGATTATAGCCACTGGTTCCACTGTAAGATGGATGAACTTTGTCTTCTAATATTTGGATCCTTTTTCCAAGTTCAAGCTGCATTAAGAGATATGCTGATTTTCTCATGTTTTATTTGCAGGTCATAAATCTCTCCGATTTTGGTACGCCTGGAGCAGATGCTAACAATATATTCTACTTGAGGGAAATTGATGATGCTGACAAGCTTGTGGCAGCCATCCAAGCAAAGAAGAATGGGAAGGCTGTCATTGTTGGTGGTGGATACATTGGGCTTGAACTTAGTGCTGTGATGAAGATAAACAACTTCGATGTCACTATGGTGTATCCTGAACCCTGGTGCAGTATGTTCATGACCTATATTTTTCTATTAACTTATCTTTTTTGtgcacaaaataaaaattaactacATAGATGTGGAAGTACAAGACGCAAAAAAGATTATCTTTGGTTAATTCAAGTACCCAATTGGTAGTACCCTGAAAAAGGATTTATCCAAATCAATCTTTCAACTTAAATTGTTTAGCTTTATTTTACTTAATATAAGTCATTTACTTAGAataagttattttattattagtaGAACCTTTATTTTCTTTAGAATTAGCTATTCCCTAACTTATCTctagaattaattatttttattagaaTTAGTCCTTTTAATTGTTGACAAGGCACCTCTAGGATGCTTACAAATGAGCATATCATGAATTAAAGGCCTTTCGCTATTGGAGGTAGACTAACATATATTGGATCTGTTGTCATCCTGAGAGATAGTtgtcatattttttatttaatctcTCTTTCTTATTGCAGTGCCAAGGCTATTCACTCCAGAAATCGCTGCTTTCTATGAAAGTTATTATGCAAACAAGGGAGTCAAGATAGACAAAGGCACACTAGTTGTTGGATTTGATTCTAACACCAATATATTCTTTTGCATAATCCACCCTTTCACAATCAGGCAATTATTGGTTATCAGGCATTTGATGGTATCTTTATTATTAATAGGTAAcatcagtcaagttgaaggatggAAGAGTGCTCGATGCTGATATTGTAATAGTTGGTGTTGGTGGACGACCTCTGACAAAACTGTTCAAAGGCCAAGCTGAAGAAGAGAAGGGTGGAATTAAGGTAATTTTTCACTTTGAAAGTTATAAGAGCATGCTGTTTTATTGCTTCAAATTGTCTTTCACTGCTGAATGGTAATGAATGAGTTCTCAACTTCCAGACATCCATTCTCTTAACTTTGCTACGACAATTCAAATCTTTTGCATTTACATTATCATCTCGGGCATCATATGATCTTTGTGCTGCAGACTGATGCTTTCTTTCAAACAAGTGTTGGTGGAGTGTACGCTGTGGGTGACGTAGCTACCTTCCCTTTAAAGCTATACAACGAAACACGAAGAGTGGAGCATGTGGATCATGCCAGGAAATCAGCAGAGCAGGCTGTGAAGGTGGAGACTAGCATTGCAATCAATCtatgtttgttttctttaatcTGTTAACCTTCTTATCTCAATCCATTTGTTATCATACAGGCAATCAAGGCAATCGAGGGAGGTAAAGTAACTGATGACTATGATTACCTCCCCTACTTCTACTCCCGCTCATTCGATCTCTCATGGCAATTCTATGGAGACAATGTGGGAGAAACTGTCATATTTGGCGACAATGACCCTGCATCATCAAAGCCAAAATTTGGGTCTTACTGGATTAAGGAGGGGAAGTTACTGGGGGCTTTCCTGGAGGGTGGATCTCCAGAGGAGAACACGGCCATTGCCAAGTTGGCAAGGCTGCAACCTGCAGTTCCAGACCTTGAACAGCTGACAAAGGAAGGTCTCACATTTGCTTCTAAGATTTGAGGGCAAGAAGATAGTTACTTGTTCTCATGGCACATTTTGCCATTACTGTTGCCTTTGTCATAATGCACACCCCTTTAATCAGGTAATTTGCTTACCTATTTGAATTTTTTTGCATGAAAAATGTGTTGGATGCATTGAATCATGTGTCTAAATGACGAATATTAGATATACAACACCAAGGCTGTCAAGCAAGAGGTGCATCTCTTTGCATTATAATGAATGCGGTAGTTTTCTTTGTATGTGTATATGCTGCTCTCTATATATATCACAGCATTGCAGTAGCACTTAAAGAGAGAATTAGCTTCATCTCTTTGTGGGGCCGGTGATGAAGAGCGTTCGGGGTAAGTAAAATCACCTTTTCGAGTTAAGCAAAATCACCTTCTCTTTCATTAAAGAGGGAGTTAGTGATATAGTTAAACATGAAAGATTTCTAACAAATCCGGACATTTTTGGATATCAGAAAAAGAATCAAGTTGTGAATTCTTCTCGAGGAATATGCTTATTGTCAATGAAGATGTTGAACATGAGAAATGCTAAAGTGAAATACTCTGGACCTCAAAATGATTAAAGATATTAGTTAAATTCAGAGACAAAGCGAAAAATTAGTAAATAATTGTGACCCTATCAAGTAGTTGcttaccaaatatttttttttggatgAAAATAAGCATATTCCTCGAGAAGAATTCACAACTTCATTATTTTTCTGATATCCAAAAAGTCCGGATTTGTCAGAAATCTTTCATGTTCAGCTATATCACTAACTCCCTCTTCCAAATATTGTTAAGGTTGTAAGTGTTATTAGCATATTTCTCTTCGATACTAAGAGGACTCATTGATATGTAGAAATCTAAATTTTTGTGCATCACCGAGTTACATTGGTTCAGATAACATTGGTTCGTACACGGAAGAAGACCTAGGCGAAAAGAAGTTTCTCGGACTATACTTAAATTTGCAAGAGAAGCTATTTCTTAcatcaaaactaaaactaa
Coding sequences within it:
- the LOC122016496 gene encoding monodehydroascorbate reductase 3, cytosolic-like isoform X1 codes for the protein MAEKHFKYVILGGGVAAGYAAREFAKHGLNPGELAIISKEAVAPYERPTLSKAYLFPQGAARLPGFHVCVGSGGERLLPEWYSEKGIELILSTEIVKADLASKTLTSAAGAIFTYDILIIATGSTVINLSDFGTPGADANNIFYLREIDDADKLVAAIQAKKNGKAVIVGGGYIGLELSAVMKINNFDVTMVYPEPWCMPRLFTPEIAAFYESYYANKGVKIDKGTLVVTSVKLKDGRVLDADIVIVGVGGRPLTKLFKGQAEEEKGGIKTDAFFQTSVGGVYAVGDVATFPLKLYNETRRVEHVDHARKSAEQAVKAIKAIEGGKVTDDYDYLPYFYSRSFDLSWQFYGDNVGETVIFGDNDPASSKPKFGSYWIKEGKLLGAFLEGGSPEENTAIAKLARLQPAVPDLEQLTKEGLTFASKI
- the LOC122016496 gene encoding monodehydroascorbate reductase 3, cytosolic-like isoform X3; this encodes MAEKHFKYVILGGGVAAGYAAREFAKHGLNPGELAIISKEAVAPYERPTLSKAYLFPQGAARLPGFHVCVGSGGERLLPEWYSEKGIELILSTEIVKADLASKTLTSAAGAIFTYDILIIATGSTVINLSDFGTPGADANNIFYLREIDDADKLVAAIQAKKNGKAVIVGGGYIGLELSAVMKINNFDVTMVYPEPWCMPRLFTPEIAAFYESYYANKGVKIDKGTLVVGFDSNTNIFFCIIHPFTIRQLLLKDGRVLDADIVIVGVGGRPLTKLFKGQAEEEKGGIKTDAFFQTSVGGVYAVGDVATFPLKLYNETRRVEHVDHARKSAEQAVKAIKAIEGGKVTDDYDYLPYFYSRSFDLSWQFYGDNVGETVIFGDNDPASSKPKFGSYWIKEGKLLGAFLEGGSPEENTAIAKLARLQPAVPDLEQLTKEGLTFASKI
- the LOC122016496 gene encoding monodehydroascorbate reductase 3, cytosolic-like isoform X2; translation: MAEKHFKYVILGGGVAAGYAAREFAKHGLNPGELAIISKEAVAPYERPTLSKAYLFPQGAARLPGFHVCVGSGGERLLPEWYSEKGIELILSTEIVKADLASKTLTSAAGAIFTYDILIIATGSTVINLSDFGTPGADANNIFYLREIDDADKLVAAIQAKKNGKAVIVGGGYIGLELSAVMKINNFDVTMVYPEPWCMPRLFTPEIAAFYESYYANKGVKIDKGTLVTSVKLKDGRVLDADIVIVGVGGRPLTKLFKGQAEEEKGGIKTDAFFQTSVGGVYAVGDVATFPLKLYNETRRVEHVDHARKSAEQAVKAIKAIEGGKVTDDYDYLPYFYSRSFDLSWQFYGDNVGETVIFGDNDPASSKPKFGSYWIKEGKLLGAFLEGGSPEENTAIAKLARLQPAVPDLEQLTKEGLTFASKI